GCCCCATGCCGGAAAAACCTGGATCATATTCAAAAAACTTTATCTTTGTGTGCGCCATTCGACGCCGACAAAGCCAGAGTCATATTCAAAAAGCATAATCCTTTGCCCGATCAATCTGCTCGCACGACCGCATCGCCCACGTGAATCGCGCCGCCTTCAACGACGCGCGCGAGCATCCCGCGCTGATTCTCCATCGCCGCGCGCAACCCAGGACGCAGGTCTTCGACAAACTCACACGGCACACAGAACTTGGTGATCTCGAACAGCGCATCGCCCACGCGCAAGCGCGTACCCAGCGCGAGCGAATGCAAAACGATGCCGCGCGTCGTGATATTCTCGCGCACCACACCGGCTTGCAATCCAAACGCACCGAGCGTCTCTTCGTCCATCAGCAAGACCTGCCGCGCGCTGCCCTGCCGCGCGTGCGCGTCGCCCTCCAGACCCAGGTCGGCAATCGCGCGCACGGATGTTTTGCTTTGCATCGGTTGACCGCGCGTCGCGCAGATTTGCAGATTGATTATCGTTCCCGTACTCAAGTTGCCCTCCTGTTGTGACCGCCGCTCTTGATTTGGCGGCG
The Chloroflexota bacterium genome window above contains:
- a CDS encoding MOSC domain-containing protein, producing the protein MSTGTIINLQICATRGQPMQSKTSVRAIADLGLEGDAHARQGSARQVLLMDEETLGAFGLQAGVVRENITTRGIVLHSLALGTRLRVGDALFEITKFCVPCEFVEDLRPGLRAAMENQRGMLARVVEGGAIHVGDAVVRAD